The following coding sequences lie in one Desulfurella amilsii genomic window:
- a CDS encoding SDR family NAD(P)-dependent oxidoreductase, whose product MKIDLTGKVAIVTGGARGIGASCAKMLGRCGANVVVNYINSKDKAQEIVEYIKHNGGGAITFCADVRDEKSVNSMASTAIEKYGKIDILVNNANINFPIKPFVELDFKSIEDKILGETKAFYNCTKSVLNSMMKQKYGKLIYISSSLSRQTANGFFAHAAAKSAVDAMAKTLALELGPYGIRVNLVGPGLIDTDATSNQPKEDKEMIANFTPLKRIGVPEDVAKVVLFLASELSDYVNGEYIPVNGGSFMI is encoded by the coding sequence ATGAAAATTGATTTGACAGGCAAGGTAGCAATAGTAACGGGAGGGGCAAGAGGTATTGGTGCATCCTGTGCAAAAATGCTTGGCAGATGCGGCGCAAATGTTGTGGTTAATTACATAAATTCTAAAGACAAAGCCCAAGAAATTGTTGAATATATAAAACACAATGGTGGAGGAGCGATAACTTTTTGTGCAGACGTAAGAGACGAGAAAAGCGTAAACTCTATGGCAAGTACAGCTATCGAAAAATATGGTAAAATTGATATACTTGTAAATAATGCCAATATAAATTTCCCCATAAAGCCTTTTGTTGAATTGGATTTTAAGTCAATAGAGGATAAAATTTTAGGTGAAACAAAAGCTTTCTACAACTGCACAAAGTCAGTACTCAATTCTATGATGAAACAAAAATACGGCAAACTAATATACATATCAAGTTCCCTCTCACGACAAACTGCAAATGGCTTTTTCGCTCACGCAGCAGCAAAAAGTGCTGTTGATGCAATGGCAAAGACGCTTGCATTAGAGCTGGGCCCATACGGTATTAGAGTAAATCTAGTTGGACCAGGCCTAATAGACACTGATGCTACTTCAAATCAACCCAAAGAAGATAAAGAAATGATTGCTAATTTTACGCCACTTAAGCGCATAGGCGTTCCAGAAGATGTGGCAAAAGTTGTATTATTTTTAGCAAGCGAACTATCCGATTATGTAAACGGTGAGTACATACCGGTAAATGGCGGCAGCTTTATGATTTAA